A portion of the Cellulophaga algicola DSM 14237 genome contains these proteins:
- a CDS encoding 5-formyltetrahydrofolate cyclo-ligase — protein sequence MDKKNLRLLYTAKREKLSPEEIIEDSISIANKLLQLPIWTKNNFHLYLSISEKKEIDTSFILSILQGKDKNVILSKMTASNSLQHFLLTDNTFLKKNKWNVPEPVGGIEIATATIDVVFVPLLAFDTLGNRVGYGKGYYDKFLAECKPDCIKIGLSFFDVSENITDILPTDISLDYCVTPAKTYQF from the coding sequence ATGGATAAAAAAAATCTTAGGTTATTGTACACTGCTAAACGCGAGAAACTATCTCCTGAAGAAATCATAGAGGACAGTATTTCTATTGCAAACAAGCTACTTCAACTTCCCATTTGGACTAAAAATAATTTTCACTTATACCTATCGATCTCAGAAAAGAAAGAGATAGATACTAGTTTTATACTTTCTATTTTACAAGGGAAAGATAAAAATGTCATTTTATCTAAAATGACAGCTTCAAATTCACTTCAACATTTTCTACTCACCGATAATACCTTTCTGAAGAAAAATAAATGGAATGTGCCTGAACCTGTAGGCGGCATAGAAATTGCCACAGCTACAATAGACGTGGTATTTGTGCCTTTACTCGCTTTTGACACCCTAGGAAATAGAGTAGGCTACGGAAAAGGGTATTATGATAAATTTTTAGCTGAATGCAAGCCAGACTGTATAAAAATTGGACTTTCCTTTTTTGATGTCTCTGAAAATATTACCGATATTCTACCCACCGATATTTCATTGGACTATTGCGTAACACCCGCTAAAACCTATCAGTTTTAA
- a CDS encoding TraR/DksA family transcriptional regulator → MVEDLKVRYSDKDLAEFKVLISEKIEKAKSHLELLKSSYMNDGDNGTDDTSPTFKAFEEGSATMSKEANTQLAIRQEKFIRDLKNAMLRIENKTYGVCRVTGKLINKERLKLVPHATLSIEAKNMQ, encoded by the coding sequence ATGGTTGAAGATTTAAAAGTTAGATACTCTGATAAAGACTTAGCAGAATTTAAAGTACTTATATCGGAAAAAATTGAAAAAGCGAAAAGCCATTTAGAGCTTTTGAAAAGTTCATATATGAATGATGGCGATAATGGTACGGATGATACTTCGCCTACATTTAAAGCTTTTGAAGAGGGTTCTGCTACGATGAGTAAAGAAGCTAATACCCAATTAGCAATTCGTCAGGAGAAGTTTATTCGCGATTTAAAAAATGCTATGCTTCGTATTGAGAATAAGACATATGGTGTTTGTAGAGTTACTGGTAAATTAATTAATAAAGAGCGGTTAAAATTAGTTCCGCATGCTACCTTAAGTATCGAGGCTAAGAACATGCAGTAA
- a CDS encoding lipoprotein signal peptidase, with the protein MSLKKSIVLVLIILVVDQISKIYVKTHFTYNETLEVFSWFKFVFIENSGAAWGTKISDFLPISEETGKLILTVFRLFAVVGIGYWLYDTVRKNLSNTLAIAVSLIFAGALGNIIDSVFYGMIFSESVYGGELATAFSGNPYGSVFHGKVVDMLHFPFIENAVWPEWVPYFGGNTFSFFEPVFNIADMAISTGVGILLVFNKKAFSKTEEEENVEVLEA; encoded by the coding sequence ATGAGTTTAAAGAAATCAATAGTACTAGTTTTAATTATCTTAGTTGTAGATCAAATAAGTAAAATATATGTGAAAACACATTTCACCTATAATGAAACCCTTGAGGTTTTTAGTTGGTTTAAATTTGTGTTTATAGAGAACTCAGGTGCTGCTTGGGGAACCAAGATCAGTGATTTTTTACCTATTTCAGAAGAAACTGGGAAGTTAATCTTAACTGTTTTTAGATTATTTGCTGTAGTAGGTATTGGATACTGGTTGTATGATACTGTGAGGAAAAATTTATCGAATACTTTAGCCATTGCCGTTTCTTTAATTTTTGCAGGAGCTTTAGGAAATATTATAGATTCTGTTTTTTATGGGATGATTTTTAGTGAAAGTGTTTATGGCGGAGAGCTTGCCACAGCTTTTTCTGGTAATCCTTATGGGAGTGTTTTTCATGGTAAAGTAGTAGATATGCTTCATTTTCCATTTATAGAGAATGCGGTATGGCCAGAATGGGTTCCTTATTTTGGAGGTAATACCTTTAGTTTCTTTGAGCCTGTATTTAATATTGCAGATATGGCAATTAGTACAGGAGTGGGCATCTTGCTTGTTTTTAATAAAAAGGCATTTTCTAAAACGGAAGAAGAAGAGAATGTTGAAGTTTTAGAGGCTTAA